The Benincasa hispida cultivar B227 chromosome 9, ASM972705v1, whole genome shotgun sequence genome has a segment encoding these proteins:
- the LOC120085723 gene encoding uncharacterized protein At4g26450 isoform X1, producing MHPRQRNTGNGFRSSSMGVGLASSRISPEGSVRGHGGGYGNDYRNFNHPSGFGRGQGYPKSYQSAQPLPPPRRGGGSVDIFMEAGRLAAEYLVSQGLLPSSVLSGKWQGGSLRRESSEFQELGPFREEGRTSTTAPPHSGHVGPDSGSGRRHPNDEYSSAPSRNHLRGRRRSTSFRSSGSDWSGQDYSRSNNYNDRARASPGTEAYDDTDNLYVYGNQQQTGEEGGTELQDLKPSKLERKVDTPEDSGPELVKYPLPDDAGSKASTSAVGKDLPSESKLAKDSDDLSNIDSGSEEVKNSTNINETEKHCVAEKLSVQNEADDGDPLVKHETDLLAFCRFTKFPTKTRSALAYKVSKADPVTTVSEQPVVNTNIESEISLDSNPSSCTLSGAVSAKKHDVENINSERSKPEAVEKTGTMEELYPRFGEKASSLTSQSFQHGPFWNESKEESCQSPAVIGRSDMFEERSQKRSLDESDVAEGNKKPREWIPLMTSKEDESFDLLKFDKTKVSSEESKQACDNEVIVADCVNSVDGFHFIKGGGEQCVDYAQEKQLFPNSFKICDLNLMEASDIHDNHENNPLLIFPSISETKRERAPLDIDLSISNATEFGRDSVVTGGKEIEIIDLEDDSTAEVDKTFHNPERKCETVFTGLDGFPNNPQNSGDMPDVQDGYGLMISELLGAEFPNCASVQGDINSMHNEMPLSNGEEALADDDLIYMSLGEIPLSMPEF from the exons atgCATCCCCGTCAACGTAATACGGGAAATGGGTTTAGGTCTAGTTCCATGGGAGTGGGATTAGCTTCTTCTCGAATCTCTCCTGAGGGATCGGTTAGGGGCCATGGAGGCGGATATGGGAATGATTATAGGAACTTCAATCACCCGAGTGGCTTTGGGCGTGGTCAGGGATACCCCAAATCATATCAATCAGCTCAACCACTGCCTCCTCCGCGAAGAGGTGGAGGTTCTGTTGACATTTTTATGGAAGCAGGTCGTCTTGCAGCTGAATATTTGGTTTCTCAAGGTTTGCTCCCATCTAGTGTTTTATCTGGTAAATGGCAAGGTGGAAGTTTGAGGAGGGAGTCTTCTGAATTTCAGGAATTAGGTCCATTTCGCGAAGAAGGACGAACATCTACTACTGCCCCTCCCCATTCAGGACATGTTGGACCTGATTCTGGGTCAGGTAGGAGGCATCCAAATGATGAGTATAGTTCAGCACCCTCACGAAATCATTTGAGAGGACGAAGAAGATCCACATCTTTCCGAAGTAGTGGTTCTGATTGGAGTGGCCAGGATTACAGTAGGAGTAATAATTACAATGATAGAGCTAGAGCTTCTCCAGGTACAGAGGCTTATGATGATACTGATAATCTTTATGTTTATGGTAATCAACAGCAAACTGGTGAAGAAGGTGGTACTGAATTGCAAGATCTCAAACCTTCCAAGTTAGAACGAAAAGTTGATACGCCTGAGGATTCAGGACCTGAACTGGTTAAGTACCCTTTGCCTGATGATGCAGGCTCAAAGGCAAGTACTTCTGCTGTTGGGAAAGATCTTCCATCTGAGTCAAAACTTGCTAAAGATTCTGATGATTTAAGTAACATAGATTCAGGGTCTGAGGAGGTGAAAAATAGTACCAATATCAATGAAACTGAGAAACACTGTGTGGCGGAGAAACTATCTGTCCAGAATGAAGCTGATGATGGAGATCCCTTGGTGAAGCATGAGACTGATCTACTAGCATTCTGCAGATTTACTAAGTTCCCCACCAAAACTCGCTCCGCATTGGCATACAAGGTTTCCAAGGCAGATCCTGTTACAACTGTGTCAGAACAACCTGTTGTCAACACTAACATAGAATCTGAAATTTCACTTGACAGTAACCCTTCTAGTTGCACATTATCTGGTGCTGTATCAGCTAAAAAACATGATGTCGAGAATATAAACTCTGAAAGATCTAAACCAGAAGCTGTTGAAAAAACTGGTAcaatggaggagctatatcCTAGATTTGGTGAGAAGGCTAGCTCTTTGACGTCTCAATCTTTCCAGCATGGACCATTTTGGAATGAGAGCAAGGAAGAATCTTGCCAAAGCCCTGCCGTAATTGGAAGGAGTGATATGTTTGAGGAAAGGAGTCAAAAGCGATCTTTGGATGAGAGTGATGTGGCGGAGGGGAACAAAAAACCAAGAGAATGGATTCCGTTGATGACTTCTAAGGAAGATGAATCCTTTGACCTTCTGAAGTTTGATAAAACGAAAGTTAGTTCTGAGGAAAGCAAACAAGCATGTGATAATGAAGTTATTGTAGCAGACTGTGTGAACTCAGTGGATGGTTTTCATTTCATAAAAGGCGGGGGTGAGCAATGTGTTGATTATGCACAAGAAAAACAGCTCTTTCCGAATTCATTTAAGATCTGTGACCTTAACCTTATGGAGGCTTCTGATATACATGATAATCATGAAAATAATCCCCTTCTCATCTTCCCATCTATTTCtgaaacaaaaagagaaagagcACCTCTTGATATCGACTTGTCTATAAGCAATGCTACTGAATTTGGTCGAGATAGTGTGGTGACTGGCGGTAAAGAGATTGAAATTATTGATTTGGAAGATGATTCTACTGCCGAAGTAGACAAGACCTTCCATAATCCAGAGAGAAA GTGTGAAACTGTATTTACTGGATTGGATGGCTTTCCCAACAATCCACAAAATAGTGGAGATATGCCTGATGTTCAAGATGGCTATGGACTTATGATTTCAGAGTTGCTTGGAGCAGAATTCCCCAACTGTGCTTCTGTACAAGGAGACATTAATTCAATGCACAATGAAATGCCTCTTTCCAATGGAGAA GAAGCTCTGGCGGATGATGATCTAATTTACATGTCCCTGGGGGAAATTCCATTGAGTATGCcagaattttaa
- the LOC120085723 gene encoding uncharacterized protein At4g26450 isoform X2, protein MHPRQRNTGNGFRSSSMGVGLASSRISPEGSVRGHGGGYGNDYRNFNHPSGFGRGQGYPKSYQSAQPLPPPRRGGGSVDIFMEAGRLAAEYLVSQGLLPSSVLSGKWQGGSLRRESSEFQELGPFREEGRTSTTAPPHSGHVGPDSGSGRRHPNDEYSSAPSRNHLRGRRRSTSFRSSGSDWSGQDYSRSNNYNDRARASPGTEAYDDTDNLYVYGNQQQTGEEGGTELQDLKPSKLERKVDTPEDSGPELVKYPLPDDAGSKASTSAVGKDLPSESKLAKDSDDLSNIDSGSEEVKNSTNINETEKHCVAEKLSVQNEADDGDPLVKHETDLLAFCRFTKFPTKTRSALAYKVSKADPVTTVSEQPVVNTNIESEISLDSNPSSCTLSGAVSAKKHDVENINSERSKPEAVEKTGTMEELYPRFGEKASSLTSQSFQHGPFWNESKEESCQSPAVIGRSDMFEERSQKRSLDESDVAEGNKKPREWIPLMTSKEDESFDLLKFDKTKVSSEESKQACDNEVIVADCVNSVDGFHFIKGGGEQCVDYAQEKQLFPNSFKICDLNLMEASDIHDNHENNPLLIFPSISETKRERAPLDIDLSISNATEFGRDSVVTGGKEIEIIDLEDDSTAEVDKTFHNPERKCETVFTGLDGFPNNPQNSGDMPDVQDGYGLMISELLGAEFPNCASVQGDINSMHNEMPLSNGEVLPCSYPTSSFIEDSSF, encoded by the exons atgCATCCCCGTCAACGTAATACGGGAAATGGGTTTAGGTCTAGTTCCATGGGAGTGGGATTAGCTTCTTCTCGAATCTCTCCTGAGGGATCGGTTAGGGGCCATGGAGGCGGATATGGGAATGATTATAGGAACTTCAATCACCCGAGTGGCTTTGGGCGTGGTCAGGGATACCCCAAATCATATCAATCAGCTCAACCACTGCCTCCTCCGCGAAGAGGTGGAGGTTCTGTTGACATTTTTATGGAAGCAGGTCGTCTTGCAGCTGAATATTTGGTTTCTCAAGGTTTGCTCCCATCTAGTGTTTTATCTGGTAAATGGCAAGGTGGAAGTTTGAGGAGGGAGTCTTCTGAATTTCAGGAATTAGGTCCATTTCGCGAAGAAGGACGAACATCTACTACTGCCCCTCCCCATTCAGGACATGTTGGACCTGATTCTGGGTCAGGTAGGAGGCATCCAAATGATGAGTATAGTTCAGCACCCTCACGAAATCATTTGAGAGGACGAAGAAGATCCACATCTTTCCGAAGTAGTGGTTCTGATTGGAGTGGCCAGGATTACAGTAGGAGTAATAATTACAATGATAGAGCTAGAGCTTCTCCAGGTACAGAGGCTTATGATGATACTGATAATCTTTATGTTTATGGTAATCAACAGCAAACTGGTGAAGAAGGTGGTACTGAATTGCAAGATCTCAAACCTTCCAAGTTAGAACGAAAAGTTGATACGCCTGAGGATTCAGGACCTGAACTGGTTAAGTACCCTTTGCCTGATGATGCAGGCTCAAAGGCAAGTACTTCTGCTGTTGGGAAAGATCTTCCATCTGAGTCAAAACTTGCTAAAGATTCTGATGATTTAAGTAACATAGATTCAGGGTCTGAGGAGGTGAAAAATAGTACCAATATCAATGAAACTGAGAAACACTGTGTGGCGGAGAAACTATCTGTCCAGAATGAAGCTGATGATGGAGATCCCTTGGTGAAGCATGAGACTGATCTACTAGCATTCTGCAGATTTACTAAGTTCCCCACCAAAACTCGCTCCGCATTGGCATACAAGGTTTCCAAGGCAGATCCTGTTACAACTGTGTCAGAACAACCTGTTGTCAACACTAACATAGAATCTGAAATTTCACTTGACAGTAACCCTTCTAGTTGCACATTATCTGGTGCTGTATCAGCTAAAAAACATGATGTCGAGAATATAAACTCTGAAAGATCTAAACCAGAAGCTGTTGAAAAAACTGGTAcaatggaggagctatatcCTAGATTTGGTGAGAAGGCTAGCTCTTTGACGTCTCAATCTTTCCAGCATGGACCATTTTGGAATGAGAGCAAGGAAGAATCTTGCCAAAGCCCTGCCGTAATTGGAAGGAGTGATATGTTTGAGGAAAGGAGTCAAAAGCGATCTTTGGATGAGAGTGATGTGGCGGAGGGGAACAAAAAACCAAGAGAATGGATTCCGTTGATGACTTCTAAGGAAGATGAATCCTTTGACCTTCTGAAGTTTGATAAAACGAAAGTTAGTTCTGAGGAAAGCAAACAAGCATGTGATAATGAAGTTATTGTAGCAGACTGTGTGAACTCAGTGGATGGTTTTCATTTCATAAAAGGCGGGGGTGAGCAATGTGTTGATTATGCACAAGAAAAACAGCTCTTTCCGAATTCATTTAAGATCTGTGACCTTAACCTTATGGAGGCTTCTGATATACATGATAATCATGAAAATAATCCCCTTCTCATCTTCCCATCTATTTCtgaaacaaaaagagaaagagcACCTCTTGATATCGACTTGTCTATAAGCAATGCTACTGAATTTGGTCGAGATAGTGTGGTGACTGGCGGTAAAGAGATTGAAATTATTGATTTGGAAGATGATTCTACTGCCGAAGTAGACAAGACCTTCCATAATCCAGAGAGAAA GTGTGAAACTGTATTTACTGGATTGGATGGCTTTCCCAACAATCCACAAAATAGTGGAGATATGCCTGATGTTCAAGATGGCTATGGACTTATGATTTCAGAGTTGCTTGGAGCAGAATTCCCCAACTGTGCTTCTGTACAAGGAGACATTAATTCAATGCACAATGAAATGCCTCTTTCCAATGGAGAAGTACTTCCTTGCTCATATCCAACTTCGTCATTTATTGAAGATTCTTCTTTTTGA